A single genomic interval of Chitinophaga sp. 180180018-3 harbors:
- a CDS encoding TonB-dependent receptor — protein sequence MSLSTIACTRYARNRRSTKLLKISTLLALFCIAASAQAEQTKTQVVSLSLKNATAKELFREINKQTGLNILADEAVLEKSGKTSLTVTNMPVGEALNLFVRNQPFTYSIEGGAIVIKAKPVTQPATTPPPPVEIHGIVTGDKGQPLPGATVAIKGTSTGTITKADGSFVINANPGETLVISMMGYKNISVKFDGKNTSLKINLESDVSHLNDVIVVGYGTAKKKDLTGSVSSINSDQMNTGGVTSNAAQAIQGRAAGVQVSQSNAAPGGQTIVRIRGGNSIKSTNEPLYVVDGFPSETGKDINPNDIDDIQILKDASSTAIYGARGANGVVMITTKRGRSGKPSIQYDGYYGTQRIVKEYDKMTGLENMQVTNAKANEKGLPNYYSDADLNSGRNNDWFKLATRPGIVQSHNISVAGGAGNDRVALSANYFDQEGALKNTDYKRYSIRLNYDKQFTERFKTGASVYASHAYTNFKTYDGNIVPSNVMYGILTASPAIPAYNADGSYARFKGRDNPLAWLLAPTNDRFENKMNINVYGDFEIFQGLNFRVNGGTEYFTTKEGTYLPRDLVDGEKVGGKASVNDLANSRSLAEAYFTYKKIFNTVHSLNVVAGVSYQYDRNDRHYSQVQRFSTDAFLYNALDAGTERLASVSSSIVTKMTSAYGRVNYGFKDKYLATFTIRRDGSSRFGPNRRFGYFPSGSVAWRLGDEEFIKNLNVFSNLKIRGGYGITGNDRIPDYTYLATFGPTNVSLTDGSGSTGGTVATRLPNPNLQWESTAQLDLGVDMGFAHNRINVTLDYYRKKTNKLIFDVPIGDWNGFSSQIVNTGELENKGLELAINTENIRDGQFTWNTTLNIAYNKQKVLDLGGRPYIITQTANLYGGRGMDFTRLEPGQELSAFYGYVYDGVIKTGEAHPAQPLSKPGDPKFKDISGPDGKPDGIINANDRTYLGHANPHYIYGISNDFSYKNFDLTIFLQGALDYSLYNGTRLVLESGPGKDALHRWTTTNENTDIPRDGYAIAYGSLMNSRFVENASYLRCKMVMLGYNIPVAKTFLKAIRGIKVYGSVQNLFTITKYTGSDPEVNSNLNSSGSNANLSSGLDYTAFPAYRTFTAGLKVNF from the coding sequence ATGTCATTAAGTACTATTGCCTGTACCCGGTATGCAAGGAACCGGCGCTCAACCAAATTACTAAAGATCAGTACACTCCTCGCGTTGTTCTGCATTGCTGCATCGGCGCAGGCAGAACAGACAAAGACACAGGTGGTAAGCCTGTCGCTCAAAAACGCTACCGCCAAAGAGCTGTTCCGTGAAATCAACAAACAAACGGGGCTCAATATCCTGGCGGATGAAGCAGTACTGGAAAAAAGCGGCAAAACATCCCTCACTGTCACCAACATGCCTGTCGGCGAAGCGTTGAATCTTTTTGTACGCAACCAGCCCTTTACCTATTCCATCGAAGGAGGGGCCATTGTGATTAAGGCAAAGCCTGTAACACAGCCCGCCACTACTCCCCCACCACCGGTGGAAATTCATGGGATAGTGACCGGCGACAAAGGACAACCGCTGCCCGGAGCTACTGTGGCCATAAAAGGCACCAGCACCGGTACTATCACCAAAGCGGATGGTAGTTTCGTGATCAACGCCAATCCCGGAGAAACACTGGTGATCAGCATGATGGGATACAAGAACATCTCTGTCAAATTTGATGGTAAGAACACCTCCCTGAAAATAAACCTGGAATCAGATGTTTCTCATCTGAATGATGTGATCGTAGTAGGTTATGGTACCGCAAAGAAAAAAGACCTGACCGGTTCCGTAAGCTCCATCAACAGCGATCAGATGAACACCGGTGGCGTTACCAGCAACGCCGCACAGGCAATACAGGGCCGTGCAGCCGGTGTGCAGGTGAGCCAGTCGAACGCAGCGCCGGGCGGACAAACCATCGTTCGCATCAGAGGCGGTAACTCCATCAAATCCACCAACGAACCGTTATATGTGGTAGACGGATTTCCCTCCGAAACCGGTAAAGATATCAACCCGAATGATATTGATGATATACAGATCCTGAAAGATGCCTCGTCGACCGCCATCTACGGCGCCCGTGGTGCCAACGGGGTGGTAATGATCACCACCAAAAGAGGCCGCTCCGGCAAACCTTCCATACAATACGATGGCTACTACGGTACCCAGCGGATCGTGAAGGAGTATGATAAAATGACCGGCCTGGAAAATATGCAGGTAACCAATGCCAAAGCCAATGAAAAAGGATTACCCAACTACTACTCTGATGCCGATCTGAACAGCGGCCGTAACAACGACTGGTTCAAACTGGCTACCAGACCCGGTATTGTGCAGAGCCATAACATCAGCGTGGCCGGCGGCGCAGGAAACGATCGCGTGGCATTATCTGCCAACTACTTCGATCAGGAAGGCGCCCTGAAAAATACAGACTACAAACGGTACTCCATTCGTCTGAACTACGACAAACAATTCACCGAACGCTTTAAAACAGGCGCCAGCGTATATGCGTCACATGCATATACCAACTTCAAAACCTATGATGGTAACATCGTTCCATCGAACGTAATGTATGGTATCCTCACCGCTTCACCGGCTATCCCGGCATACAATGCGGATGGCTCCTATGCCCGGTTCAAAGGCAGAGACAACCCGCTCGCATGGCTGCTGGCGCCCACGAACGACCGGTTCGAGAATAAGATGAACATCAACGTGTATGGCGACTTTGAGATCTTCCAGGGACTGAACTTCCGTGTGAACGGCGGTACCGAATATTTCACTACGAAAGAAGGTACCTATCTGCCCCGCGACCTGGTAGACGGTGAAAAAGTAGGCGGTAAAGCCAGCGTCAACGACCTGGCCAACTCCCGCAGCCTCGCAGAAGCTTACTTTACCTACAAGAAGATATTCAATACCGTTCACTCATTGAATGTAGTGGCCGGGGTATCTTATCAATACGACAGAAACGACCGCCACTATTCACAGGTACAGCGCTTCAGCACGGATGCTTTCCTGTATAACGCACTGGATGCGGGTACAGAAAGACTGGCCAGCGTGAGCTCCTCTATCGTGACGAAAATGACCTCTGCCTATGGCCGTGTGAACTATGGCTTCAAAGACAAATACCTGGCTACCTTTACTATACGCCGCGATGGTTCGTCACGCTTCGGTCCTAACCGCAGGTTCGGTTATTTCCCTTCCGGATCAGTAGCATGGCGCCTGGGCGATGAAGAGTTTATCAAAAACCTCAACGTATTCTCCAACCTGAAAATCAGGGGAGGTTACGGTATCACGGGTAACGACCGTATCCCTGATTACACCTACCTGGCAACCTTCGGACCTACCAATGTATCCCTGACCGATGGCAGTGGCAGTACCGGTGGCACAGTGGCCACCCGCCTGCCTAATCCGAACCTTCAGTGGGAAAGCACCGCGCAGCTGGATCTGGGTGTGGACATGGGCTTTGCTCACAACCGTATCAACGTTACGCTCGATTACTACCGCAAGAAAACCAATAAACTGATCTTTGATGTACCCATCGGCGATTGGAATGGCTTTTCTTCACAGATCGTAAATACCGGAGAACTGGAAAACAAAGGACTGGAGCTGGCTATCAATACAGAAAACATACGCGACGGCCAGTTCACCTGGAACACTACGCTGAATATCGCCTACAACAAACAGAAAGTGCTTGACCTGGGCGGCAGGCCGTACATCATCACCCAAACAGCCAACCTGTACGGCGGGCGTGGTATGGACTTTACCAGGCTGGAACCCGGGCAGGAGCTGAGTGCCTTCTATGGCTATGTGTACGATGGCGTCATCAAAACGGGGGAAGCGCATCCCGCACAACCACTGTCTAAGCCCGGTGATCCGAAATTCAAGGATATCAGCGGCCCGGATGGTAAACCAGATGGAATCATCAATGCCAACGACCGTACTTACCTCGGCCACGCCAACCCTCATTACATCTATGGTATCAGCAACGATTTCAGCTACAAGAATTTCGATCTGACCATTTTCCTGCAGGGCGCTCTCGACTACAGCCTGTATAATGGTACCCGGCTGGTATTGGAATCCGGCCCCGGTAAAGATGCGCTGCACAGATGGACTACCACCAACGAAAACACTGACATCCCCAGAGATGGCTATGCTATTGCTTACGGCAGTCTGATGAACTCCCGCTTCGTGGAGAATGCATCTTACCTGCGTTGTAAAATGGTGATGCTGGGATACAATATTCCGGTGGCTAAAACTTTCCTGAAAGCGATAAGGGGTATTAAAGTATATGGTTCCGTGCAAAACCTGTTCACCATTACGAAGTACACCGGTTCCGATCCGGAAGTAAACAGTAACCTTAACAGCAGCGGAAGTAACGCCAACCTGTCGTCTGGTCTGGATTACACCGCATTCCCGGCTTACCGGACCTTTACTGCCGGACTTAAAGTAAACTTTTAA
- a CDS encoding aryl-sulfate sulfotransferase: MQINRWNKQPCKLPLISVAAALLLLWQSCTNSGQGDITEIRLTPQGQNSLKVKAGIQCTDTLDAAVEYWRRGHEEERTITPLSLHQLHHDIVLTNLRPSCEYEYRVLTGHGKNLHNSKVYTFNTSDLPIWMKDIFSVFCPDSSLVPASFRKGYVMVSRRDDPGVLFLVNAKGDIVWYHQVSGTGFKVARFTDQHTFLGLLGGPAYETSYGDQILELSLTGDTLLNLKKGQQDFKQTIHHEILLNPANQLVTLCVEERTADLSSKGGSKQDTVKGDGILVLDRQGKQVWKWTVFDVLDPLTDKDILKDKKDWMHANCVAFDKDGNYLISFYNNGQIWKIDARSGKRLWAFGKGGDFPLPDSVLFDQAHAVHINQLGQLMFFDNGVSKKISRTLAFDLDEDKKQARLVIDSKLPPENFNERMGSSYLVGDSALLQCATKRNTVILTNQQGRFFWLLRTGISSYRASFIPAEQVAPYVARPGYEH; encoded by the coding sequence ATGCAAATCAACAGATGGAATAAACAACCGTGCAAACTGCCACTGATATCAGTGGCAGCTGCATTGTTGCTGTTATGGCAATCATGCACAAACAGCGGCCAGGGAGATATTACAGAGATCAGGCTTACACCGCAGGGGCAAAACTCCCTGAAGGTAAAAGCCGGTATACAATGTACAGATACACTGGATGCCGCCGTTGAATACTGGCGCAGGGGCCATGAAGAGGAACGGACTATTACTCCCCTGTCTCTCCATCAACTTCATCACGATATTGTGCTGACCAATCTCCGGCCCTCCTGCGAGTACGAATACCGGGTGCTTACCGGCCATGGTAAAAATCTTCATAACAGTAAAGTATATACGTTTAATACCTCCGATCTGCCCATCTGGATGAAGGATATATTCAGTGTGTTTTGTCCGGATAGCAGCCTGGTGCCAGCCAGCTTCCGAAAGGGCTATGTGATGGTTTCCCGCAGGGATGATCCCGGCGTACTGTTTCTCGTGAATGCCAAAGGCGATATTGTATGGTACCACCAGGTGAGCGGTACCGGATTCAAAGTAGCACGCTTTACCGATCAGCATACCTTCCTGGGCTTACTGGGTGGCCCTGCTTACGAAACCAGCTATGGCGATCAGATCCTGGAACTTTCTCTCACCGGCGATACCCTGCTGAATCTCAAAAAAGGACAACAGGATTTCAAACAAACCATCCATCACGAAATATTACTCAATCCGGCTAACCAGCTGGTAACACTTTGTGTGGAGGAAAGAACAGCAGACCTGAGCAGCAAAGGTGGCAGCAAACAGGATACGGTGAAAGGAGATGGCATACTGGTGCTGGACCGTCAGGGAAAGCAGGTCTGGAAATGGACCGTTTTTGATGTACTGGATCCACTAACGGATAAGGATATACTGAAAGACAAAAAAGACTGGATGCATGCCAATTGCGTGGCATTTGATAAGGATGGTAATTACCTGATTTCTTTTTATAACAATGGACAGATTTGGAAGATAGATGCCCGCAGCGGCAAGCGCCTCTGGGCGTTTGGCAAGGGCGGTGATTTTCCGTTACCAGACAGTGTACTGTTTGATCAGGCGCATGCCGTTCATATCAACCAGCTGGGTCAGCTGATGTTCTTCGACAATGGGGTAAGCAAAAAGATTTCCCGCACACTGGCATTCGATCTTGATGAAGATAAAAAGCAGGCGAGGCTGGTCATCGACAGCAAACTGCCGCCTGAAAATTTCAATGAACGCATGGGCAGCAGCTACCTTGTGGGCGACAGCGCGCTGTTGCAATGCGCTACCAAAAGGAACACCGTTATACTAACCAACCAGCAGGGCAGATTTTTCTGGCTGTTAAGAACCGGTATCAGTTCTTACAGGGCCTCTTTTATTCCGGCAGAACAGGTAGCACCTTATGTGGCCCGGCCGGGTTACGAACACTGA
- a CDS encoding FecR domain-containing protein, whose product MPVEKNSEYYQLLLQRWQQRKCSPDEALELMDYLQQNGANRILLSEMQAAFYQVKPDGSPDSGEYSARVREELLKRIQSTPVKLMPPGHQNRARFRYAAAAAIVIGISLPTAWYIWQKQTKGQKPIAAKTATPTDVLPGKNKAVLTLANGEKVVLDSTGMQQLAQQGNNTTVNKNGQLVYIASSNDSQSPVYNTLTTAAGEAFPLVLADGSRVWLNAASSIRFPVSFSSNERVVDLSGEAYFEIRNDAHRPFRVNVNKMSVDVLGTSFNINAYPDENTINTTLLEGAVKVNSGNNNLQLAPGEQSQVSINGNIRKITGVNTGEIIAWKDGYFQFENTDLTNVLKQFSHWYNVDIVYEGHVKPRKFFGMISRNSSLMNVLKMLNANDVAFRLEGRKLIVQGEK is encoded by the coding sequence ATGCCCGTAGAAAAGAACAGTGAATATTATCAACTATTGCTACAACGCTGGCAGCAGCGCAAATGCAGTCCGGACGAGGCACTGGAACTAATGGACTACCTGCAGCAGAACGGCGCCAACCGGATCCTGCTGAGCGAAATGCAGGCAGCTTTCTACCAGGTGAAACCGGACGGCTCCCCCGACTCAGGCGAATACAGTGCCCGGGTCAGGGAGGAACTGCTGAAACGCATTCAATCGACCCCGGTAAAGCTTATGCCCCCGGGGCACCAGAACAGAGCCCGGTTCAGATACGCGGCCGCGGCGGCAATAGTGATAGGTATATCTCTCCCTACAGCATGGTACATCTGGCAAAAACAAACAAAAGGGCAAAAACCAATAGCGGCCAAAACAGCCACCCCAACGGATGTATTACCCGGCAAAAACAAAGCAGTACTGACGCTGGCCAACGGCGAAAAAGTGGTGCTCGACAGCACGGGTATGCAGCAACTGGCACAACAGGGTAACAATACCACCGTGAATAAAAACGGGCAACTGGTATATATAGCCTCTTCCAATGATTCGCAAAGCCCGGTGTATAACACCCTCACTACGGCCGCGGGCGAAGCCTTTCCACTCGTGCTGGCCGATGGCAGCCGCGTATGGCTGAACGCAGCCTCCTCTATCAGGTTCCCGGTAAGCTTTAGCAGTAATGAGCGGGTAGTGGATCTCAGCGGCGAAGCCTATTTCGAAATCAGGAACGACGCACACCGGCCCTTTCGCGTTAATGTGAATAAAATGTCGGTAGATGTGCTGGGCACCAGCTTCAACATCAACGCCTATCCCGATGAAAACACCATTAATACCACTCTTCTCGAAGGAGCGGTGAAAGTCAACAGCGGTAATAATAACCTGCAACTGGCCCCCGGTGAACAATCACAGGTAAGCATAAACGGAAATATACGGAAGATAACCGGCGTCAACACCGGGGAAATCATCGCCTGGAAAGATGGATACTTCCAGTTCGAGAATACGGATTTAACCAATGTATTAAAGCAATTCTCCCATTGGTATAATGTAGATATAGTGTACGAAGGTCATGTAAAACCAAGAAAATTCTTTGGCATGATCAGCAGAAACAGTTCACTGATGAATGTATTAAAGATGCTGAACGCAAACGACGTAGCCTTCCGGCTGGAAGGCAGGAAACTGATCGTTCAGGGAGAAAAATAA
- a CDS encoding RNA polymerase sigma-70 factor, which produces MSNEDVVLLRKLQQGDTGAFITLYNQYHPSLYTYILHFINIPELAEDVLQEVFTKIWEIRERINPELCFSGYLYRITRNRVFKLLKKISADEQLRTQTMQELHRQTEDADTRLLWKQYESLLHEAIAQLPPQRQRVFRLCREESKSYEEVATELGISRNTVKEHMVLAMRSIQFFLYKHTDGVFPILLFSAMILSYEKN; this is translated from the coding sequence GTGAGCAATGAAGATGTCGTTTTGCTGAGGAAGTTACAGCAGGGAGATACTGGGGCATTTATTACTTTATACAACCAATATCATCCGTCGCTTTACACTTATATTCTCCACTTCATTAATATCCCTGAACTTGCAGAAGATGTACTGCAGGAGGTATTTACCAAGATCTGGGAGATAAGGGAGCGGATCAATCCTGAGCTGTGTTTCAGCGGCTATCTTTACCGTATTACCCGTAACCGTGTATTTAAATTACTGAAGAAGATATCGGCCGACGAGCAACTCCGGACGCAAACGATGCAGGAACTGCACCGGCAAACCGAAGATGCGGATACCCGCCTGCTTTGGAAGCAATACGAATCCCTTTTGCATGAAGCCATTGCCCAGCTTCCCCCTCAGCGCCAGCGTGTTTTCAGGCTGTGCAGGGAGGAAAGTAAAAGTTATGAGGAAGTGGCTACGGAACTGGGGATTTCCAGGAATACTGTGAAAGAGCATATGGTCTTGGCGATGAGGAGTATACAGTTTTTTTTGTATAAGCATACGGATGGGGTGTTTCCCATCCTCTTATTTTCCGCGATGATCTTAAGCTACGAAAAAAATTAA
- a CDS encoding RagB/SusD family nutrient uptake outer membrane protein, whose protein sequence is MKYAYITLAALLIGASSCEKTVEPKVYSLLTDQNAFITLSDAKAAVTGVYSRLKQPSGKNDSWMYYAGFQVTISDLTTDIGHASSGGDVGLMSDCQWSPNNTYLAFAWTHQYKLVTDANMALYYIPRMPVLTDAQKNQFTAELRFLRALGYVDLTDAFGPVILVDEKTVEQNKINPNYEAALPLTPVADINKFIISDLEFAAQNLPTDYKNNAIYNTSIDVGRATKGAALSLLCKLYMREHEWQKALDLTTQVMALGYGLYPTYAGLFAEKNKWCQENIFNALADPLSDAVEIMNHFGPINNPQVTDRWQYFACTWYFWNTFAANDDRKQMFYYDYTGTDGLHYMQAPAGQTKPPAGFYYMPDVASTKFADPHGSTTYYDGHVFPILRYADILLCRAEALNELSGPNAEAIGLINQVKARSHADQLGAPGTFTKDALRDAILQERGWEFFFECKRRQDLIRMNKYQNVVNTYLSTVKLVPSIAMPRDKYFPYPQAQADLNKNLSNADRRQ, encoded by the coding sequence ATGAAATACGCATATATCACACTGGCTGCTTTACTTATCGGCGCTTCTTCCTGCGAGAAGACAGTAGAGCCCAAGGTATACAGCCTGCTTACCGACCAGAACGCATTTATTACACTGAGCGACGCCAAAGCCGCCGTAACAGGTGTTTACTCCCGGTTGAAACAGCCCAGTGGCAAAAACGACTCCTGGATGTACTATGCAGGGTTCCAGGTAACCATCTCCGACCTGACCACCGATATCGGCCACGCCAGCTCCGGCGGGGATGTGGGCCTGATGTCCGACTGTCAGTGGTCGCCCAACAATACCTATCTGGCATTCGCCTGGACCCATCAGTACAAGCTGGTAACAGATGCCAATATGGCCCTGTACTATATTCCCCGCATGCCGGTGCTGACCGACGCACAGAAAAATCAGTTCACAGCAGAACTGCGCTTCCTGCGTGCGCTCGGTTACGTGGACCTTACAGATGCATTCGGACCAGTAATACTGGTAGATGAAAAAACTGTAGAGCAGAATAAAATCAATCCAAACTACGAAGCCGCTCTTCCGCTCACACCGGTTGCCGACATCAATAAGTTCATCATCAGCGACCTGGAATTTGCTGCGCAAAATCTTCCTACCGACTATAAAAACAACGCGATCTATAACACCAGCATTGATGTAGGTCGTGCTACCAAAGGCGCCGCCCTTTCCCTGTTGTGCAAGCTGTACATGCGCGAACACGAATGGCAGAAAGCACTCGATCTGACCACGCAGGTGATGGCGCTGGGATACGGCCTGTATCCGACTTACGCAGGACTGTTTGCAGAAAAGAACAAATGGTGCCAGGAAAATATCTTCAATGCGCTGGCCGATCCTTTATCCGACGCCGTAGAGATCATGAACCACTTCGGGCCTATCAATAACCCGCAGGTGACCGACAGGTGGCAATATTTTGCCTGTACCTGGTATTTCTGGAATACGTTCGCTGCCAACGACGATCGTAAGCAGATGTTCTACTACGACTACACCGGCACCGACGGTCTTCACTACATGCAGGCGCCCGCCGGCCAAACCAAACCTCCGGCAGGGTTCTATTACATGCCTGACGTAGCGTCCACCAAATTTGCAGACCCTCACGGCTCCACCACCTACTACGATGGCCACGTGTTCCCGATACTCCGTTATGCAGATATCCTCCTTTGCAGAGCTGAGGCGCTGAATGAGCTGAGTGGTCCCAATGCAGAAGCTATCGGTCTGATCAACCAGGTAAAGGCCCGCTCTCATGCCGATCAGCTGGGCGCTCCGGGCACCTTTACCAAAGATGCACTGAGAGATGCCATCCTGCAGGAACGCGGCTGGGAGTTCTTCTTTGAATGTAAACGCCGCCAGGATCTGATCCGCATGAATAAGTATCAGAACGTGGTGAACACTTATCTTTCTACGGTGAAGCTGGTGCCTTCCATCGCCATGCCGAGGGATAAATACTTCCCCTATCCGCAGGCGCAGGCCGACCTGAATAAAAATCTCAGTAACGCCGACCGCCGCCAATAA